The Elusimicrobiota bacterium genome segment GCCGAAGCTCGCCGTGCCAGGGCGTTCCCGCTACGTGCCAGTGTTTTCCCTCCCGCCAGAGAAGAATACGCTCGTCATTCAGCACCTGAGCGGAAGAATGTGTCCGGAAGAGCCTGGAAATCGTGGTCTTGCCGGCGCCGGAGTGACCGATGAATGCCAGCCCCTTGCCCGACAGAGAAACCGCTGCCCCATGCAAAATCATCCCTTTCCTCCGAAGCGCCAGCCAGCCGGTCAGCCACCATTGGATCAAAGGCTCGGCCACATCTCCCAGGTACCACCCCTTCTGGCGAAGCCCGGGTGACCGGTACGTGAGCGGAATCAGATGGAGATCGATTTGATCCCACTTCGGGGTGATGAAACACACCTGCCTGGGCAGAAAATGCATTTGTTCCAGAATTTCCAATCGCACTCTGCCCCTCTCCTGGTAGACGCGCCATTGATTGGGAAGCTCATAAAGGAAGCGGGGCTTCCCATGCGGCTTGGGCGCATCGGTCCGGACCTGGATGGTCACGGTCGGCGGGAGAGAATTTCTGTCTTCAAAGACACCGCAAAATTCATGCGGCCAATCATGCGGCGGGGTATCCGCGATAAATCGAATGACGGCAGGGCCGATTTTGATAGTGAGCTTCATGACGATGCCCCCTCACCCCTACCCTCCCCCTCAACAGGGGGAGGGAGCGTAAGATTTTTCGCGGATGTATCCCCTCTCCCTGCTGAGGGAGAGGGGCTGGGGGTGAAGGTCAAGATGCTGGCAGTTTGCCGAGCTTTCGCTACTTCACAGAAATAAGGGACCGGCGCTTCCATGGACCCTGCCTCATGGATCGCCATCACGGGATTTTTGTCGCAGAACAGATGGGAGGAACAACTCCGGCACGCCGACTCCCCGGTGTAGCGGGCCTGATTGATTTCCTCGGCTGAGCGCTGGAACGCCTCGGAAACAGGGATCGTTTTCAGATCATACGACGGCCAGGTGGTGAACGTGCAGGGGCGAAACACACCGTACGGACTGACCGTCAATTGATTGGTCCCGCATCCGCAGCGAAAGAGCCGGTCATCCGGGGGGGGACCCTCACCCCAACCCTCCCCCTCAACAGGGGGAGGGAGTATGAAATCTGCGGGGGATCCCCCCTCTCCCTGTTGAGGGAGAGGGCAAGCAGGACGACCGCTAGGTCGGACAGGCGCGGGTGAGGGTTTACACTCCTCTGCCACCTCCAGTTCAGCCACCTCGGCTCCAGATAACCGGTACTGCGTGGAGGAAAGGTCCCCGTTCAAACGCGGGTAAATCGTGGGATAGAGACTGAAATCCACCC includes the following:
- a CDS encoding radical SAM protein; this encodes MSKFQEEMYSVFSARVFSRSVENRSPLKAQLELTYRCNLHCVHCFTDPFNTPTALSRELPLPGMIRILDDLASAGVLWLTLTGGEAVLHPRFKDIYRAAKERGFLIALFTNGTTITDEIADFLAKDPPFQLEVSLHGVRAETFERVTQVPGSYACFQAGIRRLLDRRLSVAIKTKAMTVNRQELGEIRAYVEGLGVDFSLYPTIYPRLNGDLSSTQYRLSGAEVAELEVAEECKPSPAPVRPSGRPACPLPQQGEGGSPADFILPPPVEGEGWGEGPPPDDRLFRCGCGTNQLTVSPYGVFRPCTFTTWPSYDLKTIPVSEAFQRSAEEINQARYTGESACRSCSSHLFCDKNPVMAIHEAGSMEAPVPYFCEVAKARQTASILTFTPSPSPSAGRGDTSAKNLTLPPPVEGEGRGEGASS